CTTCGCCGCAGCCGTCGCCGGCGGTGCAAGGATAGGACACGACTACGTCCTTGCGGTCGTGGGGACCGGCCTGCACCTCAAGAATCGTCCCTGGTTCGTGATCTGCCATCTGAAACGGTCTCCTTTGTCCAATCGTCTGTCGAGCAGTAGTATCGACACTTTGGGGATCAGCCGACGCCTCTGTCCCAGCGTCGGGCCTCAGGACTTGGCCCCGGTCATCTGCCGCAGGACCTCCAGGGAGGCCTCTGCAGCCTCGGCAGAGTCGTCCAACTCCGCCTCCAGGGTCACGCGTCCATCATACTCTAGTACAGCCAGAGCGGCAAAGAACCCGGCCAAGTCTGCCCCACCTTGACCCAGTGCAGTCCGCCCGCGGTCGCCACAGTGAACGTGTGCGATCAGTCCTCTGGCCTGCTCAAGAGTCTCCCAGGGCTCTTGCGATAGGTCCATGTGATGGGAATCGACCGCAAGCCCCAACTGTGCACGTCCAAGCTTGCGTACCAGGTCTGCCGTTTCCTCGATCGAGTTGAGGCTGTTCGTGTACTCCGCCGCCAGCGGATGCACGGCCACCATCAGCTCCCCGGCGTAGTCGGCTGTCATTCCCAGGAAG
The Armatimonadia bacterium DNA segment above includes these coding regions:
- a CDS encoding sugar phosphate isomerase/epimerase family protein, with the translated sequence MRFGCCLGFTGTEEDHARIECLAQMGFQYLELPAEVLRPEGDPGDYYALRREVRRAALTPEVVNCLIPTGLKLVGNEVDWRRVEKLVALTLDRAEEIGARTVVFGCAEARRIPPDYPRDEALDQLRYFLGMTADYAGELMVAVHPLAAEYTNSLNSIEETADLVRKLGRAQLGLAVDSHHMDLSQEPWETLEQARGLIAHVHCGDRGRTALGQGGADLAGFFAALAVLEYDGRVTLEAELDDSAEAAEASLEVLRQMTGAKS